From the genome of Hyalangium minutum:
CCGTGTTCATCTTCGCCTCGGCCACCATCGGCAACCCGAAGGCCCACGCGGAGCGGATGCTCGGCCAGCCCGTGGAGCTCGTCTCCGAGAGCGGTGCTCCCTCTGGCGAGCGCCGCGTCATGGTCTACAACCCGCCCGTGGTGAATGCCGAGCTGGGCATCCGCGCCAGCTACCTCAAGAGTGCTGTGCGGCTCGTGGCGGATCTGGTCCGCTCCAACGTCTCCACGCTGCTGTTCGGCCAGTCGCGCAACTCCGTGGAGGTGATGCTCAAGTACCTCCGGGATCGGTTCGTCGAGGAGAAGCTCGATCCGGCGCTCATCCAGGGTTACCGCGGCGGCTACCTCCCGGGCACCCGCCGCGCCACCGAGGCCGCCCTGCGCGCCGGCGAGGTCCGCTGCGTGGTGGCCACCAACGCGCTGGAGCTGGGCATCGACATCGGCTCGCTGGATGCGGTGGTGTGCGCGGGCTACCCGGGCTCGGTGGCCGCGCTCATGCAGCGCTTCGGCCGGGCCGGGCGCCGAGGCCACGGCAGCCTCGCGCTCCTCGTGACCTCCAGCGCGCCGTTGGATCAGTACCTCGCGGCCGATCCGCGCCACCTCATCGGTGCTCCCGTGGAGCACGCGCGCATCGATCCGGACAACGTGGAGATCCTCGTCCAGCACCTCAAGTGCGCCGCCTTCGAGCTGCCCTTCGAGGAGGGCGATGGCTTCGGCGACGTGCCCCCCGAGGCCACCACGGATGCGCTCGGGTTTCTCACCCAGCATCAGGTGGTGCACCCCTCTCCGAGCGCCGAGGGCCGCCGGGTGTTCCACTGGTCCGCGGACGCGTATCCCGCCAACCACGTCTCGCTGCGCAGCGTGGGCTGGGACAACGTGGTCATCATCGAGCTGGGCACGGACCGGACGCTGGCGGAGATGGACTTCCGCTCGGCGCACACCATGCTGCACGAGCAGGCCATCTACCAGCACGAGGCCGAGCAGTATCAAGTCGAGAAGTTCGACTACGAGAACCACAAGGCCTACGTGCGCAAGGTGGCCCCGGACTACTTCACCGACGCGATGACGTACGTGAAGGTCAACGTCATCCAGACGGATCAGGAGGCCCCCATGGGCCCGGATCTGCGCTCGGGGTTCGGCGAGGTGAGCGTCATCGAGAAGGTGGTGGGCTACAAGAAGATCAAGTTCCACACCCACGAGAACGTCGGCTACGGCGAGGTGAACCTCCCCGAGATGCAGATGCACACCACCTCGCTCTGGCTCACCGTGCCCGAGCAGGTGGTGCGCTCCATGAACGCGCCTCGGCCCGCAGTGATTGATGCGCTGCGCGGCGTGGCCAACGCGCTGCGCACCGTGGCCTGCGTGGGACTGATGATCGACCCGCGCGATTTGGGCAAGACGCTCGGGAGCAAGGACGACGCCGAGGGGCCTCCGCGCAAGGATGGGGCGGTGGGGTTCGACCCGACGATCTTCCTCTATGACAACGTGCCGGGCGGAGTGGGGCTGGCCGCGCGCCTCTTCGATCAGCGCCAGGAATTGCTCTGGCGCGCGCACCGGCTCCTGGAGTCGTGCCCGTGCGAGGATGGGTGCCCGGCCTGCATCGGCCCCGCGGCGGGTTCCATTCCCGGGGGGCCCAAGGTGGAGCCTCGTCCGCGCAAGGCGCTGGGCATGGAGATCCTCTCCGTACTGGGCTCGAGGACGCAGTAGGCGAGGTGCAGGGTGGACCTGAAGCGCAAGCTGGCACGGCTCTCGAGCATTGGCCCTGGCGGCAAGCCCGTGGCCACGGCTGCGCCCTCCGAGCCTGTTGCTGAGGCGGCTCCCGTCGCTTCGCCGCCCGCTCCCGAGCCGGAGGTGCGCAAGCCGCAGGATCCGCGTATCGCGGCGTTGCGCCAGATGCTGGGGGAGTGGTCCCAGCGCCGGGTCACCGCCGCAGGCCGCCGAGCTGCTCCGCCGCCGCCTCCGCCCCCGGGCCCGCTGCCCGCCGAGCCTCGGACGACGCCTCACGGAGTGGTCCACATCGCCGAGCGGTTGCTGCTGCCGGATCACCACCATGGCTCGGCTCCCGTGGCGGGCGCGTGTGACGTGGAGTCCGCGCTGGTGGCGAGCCTCGCGCTGGATCCCCGGCTGGCGGGCGTGGACTTCCAGCGGGTGCTCTACCTGGACACGGAGACGACGGGGCTCGCGGGCGGCACCGGCACCGTGCCCTTCCTGGTGGGCCTGGCGTGGTTCGAGGGGCGCTCGCTCCGCGTGCAGCAGCTCTTCCTGAGCCGGCTGGGCGAGGAGGGACCCATGCTGCGCGTGCTGGCCGAGCGCATGGCCGGGTCCTCCTGCCTCATCACCTTCAATGGAAAGAGCTTCGACTGGCCGCTGCTGCGCACCCGCTTCGTGCTCAACCGCGTGCCCGTTCCCTCCGAGCTGCCGCACCTGGATCTGCTGCACTGCTCGCGGCGGGTGTTCAAGCACCGGGGCTCGGGGACGCGGCTGGTGCAGTTGGAGGAGCAGATCCTCGGGCACCGGCGCGTGGGCGACGTGGACGGCTCGCTGATCCCGGACCTCTACTTCCGCTTCCTGCGCGGCGGCAGCAGCGCGGCCCTCACGCCCGTGCTGGAGCACAACGCGAACGATCTCCTGCTCCTGGCGGCGCTGCTGGGTGAGCTGGTGCGGCGCTTCCGCACCAGCCGCGGCGAGGAGGAGGATCCTCGGGACTTGCTCGGCTTCGCGGGCGTGGCGATGCGCGCCGGGGATTTCGAGCGGGCGCAGACCTTTGCCCAGGCTGCGGCCCGGGGCGGTGGCACGGTCAGCGTGGAGGCGCTCTCGCTGGCTTCCCGTCTGTCCCGCCGGGCAGGGGACTCCAAGAGCGCGGTGGACTTGCTGGAGCAGGCGCTCACCTCCGCGAGGGGCACCCAGGCCGCGCCGCTG
Proteins encoded in this window:
- a CDS encoding DEAD/DEAH box helicase, which encodes MKPSKEEGAFTGARRIPWSGPRGLDSVLQAWRSDRQLWPSFALDEVTPAREGIYASLPDDVAPGVRQALQGRGIDQLFSHQAEAFRLARSGKNLVIATPTASGKSLCYNLPLLERFAREPQARALYLFPTKALSRDQEESLRVFLREAGLEHGAITFDGDTPADARRAARERAGVLLTNPDMLHTGILPHHANWARLFSNLHYIVIDELHTYRGVFGSHLANVLRRLQRVARFHGSSPVFIFASATIGNPKAHAERMLGQPVELVSESGAPSGERRVMVYNPPVVNAELGIRASYLKSAVRLVADLVRSNVSTLLFGQSRNSVEVMLKYLRDRFVEEKLDPALIQGYRGGYLPGTRRATEAALRAGEVRCVVATNALELGIDIGSLDAVVCAGYPGSVAALMQRFGRAGRRGHGSLALLVTSSAPLDQYLAADPRHLIGAPVEHARIDPDNVEILVQHLKCAAFELPFEEGDGFGDVPPEATTDALGFLTQHQVVHPSPSAEGRRVFHWSADAYPANHVSLRSVGWDNVVIIELGTDRTLAEMDFRSAHTMLHEQAIYQHEAEQYQVEKFDYENHKAYVRKVAPDYFTDAMTYVKVNVIQTDQEAPMGPDLRSGFGEVSVIEKVVGYKKIKFHTHENVGYGEVNLPEMQMHTTSLWLTVPEQVVRSMNAPRPAVIDALRGVANALRTVACVGLMIDPRDLGKTLGSKDDAEGPPRKDGAVGFDPTIFLYDNVPGGVGLAARLFDQRQELLWRAHRLLESCPCEDGCPACIGPAAGSIPGGPKVEPRPRKALGMEILSVLGSRTQ
- a CDS encoding ribonuclease H-like domain-containing protein — its product is MDLKRKLARLSSIGPGGKPVATAAPSEPVAEAAPVASPPAPEPEVRKPQDPRIAALRQMLGEWSQRRVTAAGRRAAPPPPPPPGPLPAEPRTTPHGVVHIAERLLLPDHHHGSAPVAGACDVESALVASLALDPRLAGVDFQRVLYLDTETTGLAGGTGTVPFLVGLAWFEGRSLRVQQLFLSRLGEEGPMLRVLAERMAGSSCLITFNGKSFDWPLLRTRFVLNRVPVPSELPHLDLLHCSRRVFKHRGSGTRLVQLEEQILGHRRVGDVDGSLIPDLYFRFLRGGSSAALTPVLEHNANDLLLLAALLGELVRRFRTSRGEEEDPRDLLGFAGVAMRAGDFERAQTFAQAAARGGGTVSVEALSLASRLSRRAGDSKSAVDLLEQALTSARGTQAAPLHLALTKLYEHSLKDLERALHHARLTMTAELPEEQRHRISRLERKLGRGSGENVLALGMPPRAGL